The Leptospira kmetyi serovar Malaysia str. Bejo-Iso9 genome includes a window with the following:
- a CDS encoding FecR family protein — MIRKVLLFSFFVSFFPQFVFAEEEVAIALFVTGKVQYSQAGKTETLKKNVVLTKSAKVETGEGKADLQLGANAVIRLAPFTKIEIAELFSDGSKNTTKVTLVSGKLFANVQKSNKKEDLEVSSISYTAGVRGTQFVVSEEKTKAPRNEDSDIPDGVFVNEGQVAVQSSSGGELDVKAGEQASWNGKELLMEPLKEFMKEKMKIIQNFKTIKAENYQMLKDQKLKNKELLENFPKS; from the coding sequence ATGATTCGTAAGGTTTTGCTTTTTAGTTTTTTCGTTTCGTTTTTTCCCCAATTCGTTTTCGCGGAAGAAGAAGTCGCGATCGCTCTTTTCGTAACGGGGAAAGTTCAGTATTCTCAAGCGGGTAAAACGGAAACCCTCAAAAAGAATGTGGTTCTTACGAAGTCGGCCAAGGTGGAAACCGGTGAAGGAAAAGCCGATCTTCAGTTGGGCGCAAACGCGGTGATCCGACTCGCGCCTTTTACAAAGATCGAAATCGCCGAACTCTTTTCGGACGGATCCAAAAATACGACGAAGGTCACCTTGGTTTCCGGTAAACTTTTTGCCAACGTTCAAAAATCGAATAAGAAAGAAGATTTGGAAGTAAGTTCTATTTCCTATACGGCGGGCGTTCGAGGAACTCAGTTTGTTGTGAGCGAGGAAAAAACCAAAGCTCCGAGAAACGAGGATTCGGATATTCCCGACGGAGTTTTCGTAAACGAGGGGCAGGTTGCCGTTCAATCTTCTTCCGGCGGAGAATTGGACGTTAAGGCCGGGGAACAGGCTTCTTGGAACGGAAAAGAACTTCTTATGGAACCTTTGAAAGAATTCATGAAGGAAAAAATGAAGATCATCCAAAACTTCAAGACGATCAAGGCCGAAAATTATCAGATGCTCAAGGATCAGAAACTGAAAAACAAGGAGCTTCTGGAGAATTTTCCAAAATCATAA
- a CDS encoding haloalkane dehalogenase: MEILRTPDSSFENLPGYSFTPNYLQVQNLRMHYVDEGPKDATETVLLLHGEPSWSYLYRKMIPPLARAGYRTIAPDLIGFGKSDKPDDPSFFSYQAHVDWLREFVENLDLKNVTLFCQDWGGLLGLRVAAEHSERFSRIVAANTFLPTGDIPPKEDFLKWRHFSQNVKRLAIGSIVKNGCVSELTKEIVAAYDSPYPNETYKAAAKKFPALVPISPDDPASEPNRKAWEILKTWKKPFLTAFSDQDPITKGGDIFFRRLIPGAKGQKHVTIANGGHFLQEDKGEELAEVVIQFIKANPL; this comes from the coding sequence ATGGAAATCTTGAGAACCCCGGATTCTTCCTTTGAAAACCTACCCGGTTATAGTTTTACGCCAAACTATTTGCAGGTCCAAAACCTAAGAATGCACTACGTCGACGAAGGTCCGAAGGACGCAACGGAAACCGTTCTTCTTTTACACGGAGAACCGTCCTGGTCTTATTTGTATCGAAAGATGATTCCACCTTTGGCGCGCGCGGGTTATCGTACGATCGCGCCCGATCTGATCGGTTTCGGAAAATCCGATAAACCGGACGATCCTTCTTTCTTTTCGTATCAAGCGCACGTGGATTGGTTACGAGAGTTTGTGGAGAATTTAGATCTCAAAAACGTAACTCTTTTTTGTCAGGATTGGGGCGGACTTTTAGGACTTCGCGTCGCGGCGGAACATTCCGAACGTTTTTCAAGAATCGTTGCAGCCAACACTTTTCTACCCACCGGGGATATTCCACCCAAAGAAGATTTTCTCAAGTGGAGACATTTTTCACAAAACGTAAAACGTCTTGCAATCGGAAGCATCGTTAAGAACGGATGTGTTTCCGAACTCACAAAAGAAATCGTAGCGGCTTACGATTCTCCGTATCCAAACGAAACCTACAAAGCGGCCGCGAAAAAATTTCCGGCCTTGGTTCCGATTTCACCGGACGATCCCGCCTCGGAGCCGAACCGAAAGGCTTGGGAAATTTTAAAGACTTGGAAAAAACCGTTTCTCACCGCGTTCAGCGATCAGGATCCGATCACAAAGGGCGGAGATATTTTTTTTCGAAGATTGATTCCGGGCGCAAAAGGACAAAAACACGTTACGATCGCGAACGGAGGTCATTTTTTGCAAGAGGATAAAGGGGAAGAATTGGCCGAGGTGGTCATTCAATTTATCAAGGCCAATCCGTTGTAA
- a CDS encoding MHYT domain-containing protein: MAWIRNFFLFNDNVQLLPSTYDPILIVLSILVSIFSSFIALQMIGQSSPDSSRTGKLLILFAASLALGCGVWAMHFIGMLSFQLCVSVSYDKTLTIVSMFPSFIASMIALAYVGRPKIHWVELVVGGVLVGSGIGSMHYTGMAAMRTDVLLRYDPIFFALSILVAVVLAILSLWVRFGLSDLKLSKNVSTLVAGSVMGLAISGMHYTGMFAARFIGLPETSLNGAPSNPTFLALAVSITTITFTLFTFAVNAFIRYRKLVNNLRVSETRMRAIVTTAVDGIFTLNANGTILDFNESAEKIFGYQSSEVIGKNIDLLLPEAALSRNNPDPNDPEGRRLLGKYIGTGQESFGMRKNTGRFPIRLAVGYAQLPNEGILVGFVTDISEQKMIENALKQSELQKRSLIENIPGVTYRCLFNDKWTIVFLSEAMEKLTGYPVSDFMEPNPKRYFVDLIIPEDKEPIGAVVAEAVRMRKSFVLEYRILDRYGEIKWCWGHGSAIFGGNGEVLFLDGVILDITERRNMEEELRRSMEKAELAALTKTSFLANMSHEIRTPMNSIIGFTEVLLSAEPKKEQIGHLEIIKGSAKSLLRLLNDILNTAKLEKGAVELEINTFSLFKLISELKSIFGLNARKKNLEFEVIRDPNLNEFFIGDSLRVRQILTNLIGNAIKFTDRGKVTFEIKFENPYIHFSIRDTGIGIRADRLEKIFEPFTQADISTTRRYGGTGLGTTICKQLTDLMKGEIWAESNFGKGSVFHVRLPLSPNTSLDSNKEKSLDFRYPKLRILIVDDMEKNTELLKLLLSKEGHTITSALSGEEAVQIYAEETFDLIFMDVQMPGIDGHETARIIRFHEMQENVQRTPIIALTASVFQEDRDAAKESGMDGFVAKPIDLPELLSEMAAVLHLNGVSPVPKAEKVSSLEVPNDSEKERMKILFVEILDNFQRGTIEDEPLNEFLRLISGKVEEERIERFISNVNQFELEEARSRLYEFSEFLNIPGI; this comes from the coding sequence ATGGCTTGGATCCGGAACTTTTTTCTTTTCAACGACAACGTTCAACTTCTTCCGAGCACGTACGATCCGATTCTGATCGTTTTGTCGATTCTCGTTTCCATTTTTTCCTCCTTTATCGCGTTGCAGATGATCGGGCAGAGTTCCCCGGATTCATCCCGAACGGGAAAACTTCTGATTCTTTTTGCGGCCAGCCTCGCGTTGGGTTGCGGAGTTTGGGCGATGCATTTTATCGGGATGTTATCGTTTCAGTTATGCGTTTCCGTTTCGTATGATAAAACGCTGACGATCGTTTCTATGTTCCCGAGTTTTATCGCCTCGATGATCGCTCTTGCGTATGTCGGAAGACCGAAGATTCATTGGGTGGAATTGGTCGTCGGGGGCGTGTTGGTCGGTTCCGGGATCGGATCCATGCATTACACGGGAATGGCCGCCATGAGAACGGACGTTTTACTTCGATACGACCCGATCTTTTTCGCACTTTCCATCTTGGTCGCGGTCGTTCTTGCGATTCTTTCCCTTTGGGTTCGTTTCGGTTTATCCGATTTGAAACTGAGCAAAAACGTTTCCACTCTCGTCGCCGGATCGGTGATGGGACTTGCAATTTCCGGAATGCATTATACCGGTATGTTCGCCGCGAGATTTATCGGACTTCCGGAAACTTCGTTGAACGGCGCGCCTTCCAATCCTACCTTTTTGGCTCTGGCGGTTTCGATCACTACGATCACGTTCACGTTATTCACCTTTGCCGTGAACGCGTTTATCCGTTACCGCAAACTCGTGAACAATCTTCGCGTCAGCGAAACTCGCATGAGGGCGATCGTGACAACGGCCGTCGACGGAATTTTTACGTTGAACGCCAACGGAACGATTCTCGATTTCAACGAATCGGCGGAAAAAATTTTCGGTTATCAAAGTTCGGAAGTGATCGGTAAGAATATCGATCTTCTTCTTCCAGAAGCGGCGCTCAGTCGAAACAATCCCGATCCAAACGATCCGGAAGGGCGTCGTCTTTTAGGAAAGTATATCGGTACCGGGCAAGAATCTTTCGGGATGCGAAAAAACACGGGTAGATTTCCGATCCGTCTTGCGGTCGGTTACGCTCAACTTCCGAACGAAGGAATTCTCGTGGGCTTTGTCACGGATATCAGCGAACAGAAGATGATCGAGAACGCTTTGAAACAAAGCGAACTTCAGAAACGTTCGTTGATCGAAAACATTCCCGGTGTCACCTATCGTTGTCTTTTTAACGATAAATGGACGATCGTGTTTTTGAGCGAAGCGATGGAGAAGTTAACCGGTTATCCCGTTTCCGATTTTATGGAACCGAATCCCAAACGATACTTCGTGGATTTGATCATTCCCGAAGACAAAGAACCCATCGGTGCGGTCGTCGCGGAAGCGGTTCGGATGAGAAAGTCTTTCGTTTTGGAATATAGAATTCTCGATCGATACGGCGAAATCAAATGGTGCTGGGGCCACGGTAGCGCAATTTTCGGAGGAAACGGAGAAGTTCTTTTTTTGGACGGTGTCATTTTGGACATCACCGAAAGAAGAAACATGGAAGAAGAATTGAGAAGATCCATGGAAAAAGCGGAACTCGCCGCGTTGACCAAAACTTCCTTTCTCGCCAATATGAGTCACGAGATCCGAACGCCTATGAATTCGATCATCGGTTTTACCGAGGTTCTTCTTTCCGCGGAACCTAAAAAAGAACAGATCGGTCATTTGGAAATCATCAAGGGTTCCGCCAAATCTTTGTTACGTCTTTTGAATGATATTCTCAACACCGCGAAACTCGAAAAGGGGGCGGTGGAACTCGAGATCAACACGTTCTCCCTTTTTAAATTGATAAGCGAATTGAAATCCATCTTCGGTTTGAACGCGCGCAAAAAAAATCTGGAATTCGAAGTGATCCGAGACCCGAATCTCAACGAGTTTTTTATCGGAGATTCTTTACGGGTGCGTCAGATTCTCACCAATCTGATCGGAAACGCGATTAAGTTCACCGATCGCGGAAAGGTCACTTTCGAAATCAAATTCGAAAATCCTTATATTCATTTTTCGATTCGGGATACGGGAATCGGAATCCGAGCGGATCGTTTGGAGAAAATTTTCGAACCGTTCACACAAGCCGACATTTCCACCACGAGAAGATACGGCGGAACCGGACTCGGAACCACGATCTGTAAACAGCTCACCGATCTGATGAAGGGCGAAATCTGGGCGGAAAGTAATTTCGGAAAGGGCAGTGTGTTTCACGTTAGACTTCCTTTGAGTCCGAACACGAGTTTGGACTCCAACAAGGAGAAATCGCTCGACTTCCGTTATCCGAAACTGAGAATTCTGATCGTGGACGATATGGAAAAGAACACCGAACTTCTAAAACTTCTTCTTTCCAAGGAAGGGCATACGATCACCTCGGCTCTGAGCGGGGAAGAAGCTGTGCAAATCTACGCAGAAGAAACGTTCGATCTGATCTTTATGGACGTTCAGATGCCGGGAATCGACGGACATGAAACCGCAAGGATCATCCGTTTTCACGAGATGCAGGAAAACGTCCAAAGAACTCCGATCATCGCTCTGACGGCGAGCGTGTTTCAAGAGGATCGGGACGCCGCGAAAGAATCGGGTATGGACGGATTTGTCGCGAAGCCGATCGATCTTCCGGAATTGTTAAGCGAAATGGCCGCCGTGTTGCATTTGAACGGAGTTTCTCCGGTTCCCAAAGCGGAGAAGGTTTCTTCGCTCGAGGTCCCGAACGATTCCGAAAAGGAAAGAATGAAAATTCTTTTCGTGGAGATTCTCGACAATTTCCAAAGAGGAACCATCGAAGACGAACCACTCAACGAATTTCTACGGTTGATTTCCGGAAAGGTGGAAGAGGAGCGGATCGAAAGATTTATCTCCAACGTGAATCAGTTCGAGTTGGAAGAGGCGCGTTCCCGATTGTATGAATTTTCAGAATTTTTGAATATTCCAGGAATTTAA
- a CDS encoding response regulator, translated as MSINTNSQTKILIIDDEAANLQVLKQILSSDYKLFFAKDGYKGIELAKSEKPNIILLDVMMPGMTGHEVCKILRTEPSTSRIPVIFVTAMADEEDEADGFTAGAVDYITKPISPAIVKARVKTHLSLVRNEELRETRLQIIQRLGLAAEYKDNETGLHVIRMSHYSRIIALASGFSPDCAEDLLHASPMHDIGKIGIPDHILQKQGKLTPEEWAVMQKHPAIGAEIIGDHDSRLLQLAKTIAQNHHEKWDGSGYPNSLKGDEIPVEARIVALADVFDALTTKRPYKKAWEISDAIEYIRKESGKHFDPNLIPVFLDVMPKLLEVKERWAES; from the coding sequence ATGAGTATAAATACGAATTCTCAAACGAAGATTCTCATCATAGACGACGAGGCCGCGAATCTTCAAGTCTTGAAACAGATTTTGAGTTCCGATTATAAGTTATTCTTCGCTAAAGACGGTTACAAAGGAATCGAACTCGCGAAGTCCGAAAAACCGAACATCATTCTTTTGGACGTGATGATGCCCGGTATGACGGGGCACGAAGTTTGTAAGATTCTTAGAACCGAACCTTCCACCTCGAGAATACCGGTCATTTTCGTTACCGCGATGGCGGATGAAGAAGACGAGGCCGACGGTTTTACCGCGGGCGCTGTGGATTATATCACCAAACCGATCAGCCCCGCGATCGTAAAGGCGAGAGTCAAAACACATCTTTCTTTGGTCCGCAACGAAGAATTGAGGGAAACAAGACTTCAGATCATTCAAAGACTTGGACTTGCGGCGGAATATAAGGACAACGAAACCGGTCTTCACGTGATTCGAATGAGTCATTATTCCCGCATCATCGCTCTTGCTTCCGGTTTTTCTCCCGATTGTGCGGAAGATCTTCTGCACGCTTCGCCGATGCACGATATCGGGAAGATCGGCATTCCGGATCATATATTACAAAAACAAGGTAAACTAACTCCGGAAGAATGGGCGGTGATGCAAAAACATCCCGCGATCGGAGCCGAGATCATCGGCGATCACGATTCCCGGCTTTTGCAGTTGGCTAAAACGATCGCACAAAACCATCACGAAAAATGGGACGGTTCCGGTTATCCCAACTCGTTGAAAGGTGACGAGATTCCGGTCGAAGCCCGCATCGTCGCCTTGGCCGATGTCTTTGACGCGTTGACTACAAAACGTCCTTATAAAAAAGCTTGGGAAATTTCCGATGCGATCGAATACATTCGGAAAGAATCGGGTAAACATTTTGATCCGAATTTGATTCCGGTTTTTCTAGACGTGATGCCGAAACTTCTCGAAGTGAAGGAACGTTGGGCGGAGAGCTGA
- a CDS encoding TonB-dependent receptor has translation MFQDVCGRIRRILPFLLIIASASVNSQEPEPKKKQDDNNAGIVVNGKANFGLGIAGSASEGTVRSEQIRSRPISRAGEIAEFIPGMIVTQHSGSGKANQYYLRGFNLDHGTDFAASVNGIPVNNPSHGHGQGYSDISFVIPELIEEIKFKKGVYFADEGNFSSAGAMNVSYFRSLKKGIVTMEGGSFGYARTLIAKSHSIGPGTLLYALEASHSDGPWTVKENYRKVNGIVSYSVGDEKSGHRLLGMGYRGNWHTTHQIPKRAIEKGKSWLEPYDDGIGRYDAIDPTDGGRTNRASLSWEAHRRNKNSDARFLIYGLYSDLSLFSNTTYYMLDHERGDQVEQTDRRTVSGIKTSYKIFSELAGIKFESQIGLQIRRDFIRNSLYHTEARAQLDNLKSDQIIETNLSLYYENRIQWSPKIRTVLGIRADQFQFHVDDKNPELSDRKRASVGSPKAGIVFGPWKHTEIYLNGGHGFHTNDARGLTDKAHPFIPIVMSRGGEFGLRSVVLDHWKTTVSLWQLDLDSELIFVGDAATTEPSRSSTRRGVEWSNSYEPIRNLVFDADISVSRSRFRSSEEEAGNFIPGSIESVYTGGITLKETEGFFGSIRARYFGPRSLIEDNSVRSPPTTLFNLQFGRKINETWSAVFEMFNIQNAKVSDIDYYYASRLKHEAQGPDEGGTNDIHTRPSAPRSIRLAIRGTF, from the coding sequence ATGTTTCAGGACGTATGCGGAAGGATCCGAAGGATTCTTCCCTTTCTATTAATCATCGCGTCGGCTTCGGTAAATTCTCAGGAACCCGAACCGAAAAAAAAACAGGACGACAACAACGCCGGGATCGTGGTGAACGGGAAGGCGAACTTCGGACTTGGAATCGCCGGTTCCGCAAGCGAAGGAACCGTTCGTTCCGAACAGATTCGATCCAGACCGATTTCAAGAGCGGGCGAAATCGCCGAGTTCATACCGGGAATGATCGTTACGCAGCACAGCGGATCGGGAAAAGCGAATCAGTATTATCTTCGAGGATTCAATCTCGATCATGGAACCGATTTTGCGGCGAGCGTCAACGGCATTCCGGTAAACAATCCTTCTCACGGACACGGACAAGGTTATTCGGATATCAGCTTTGTCATTCCCGAACTGATCGAAGAAATCAAGTTTAAGAAGGGAGTTTACTTCGCGGACGAAGGAAACTTTTCTTCCGCGGGCGCGATGAACGTTTCTTACTTTCGTTCTTTAAAAAAAGGAATCGTAACGATGGAAGGAGGAAGTTTCGGATACGCGAGAACCTTGATCGCAAAATCGCATTCGATCGGACCGGGAACCTTGTTGTATGCGCTGGAAGCTTCTCATTCCGACGGGCCTTGGACCGTTAAGGAGAATTATAGAAAAGTAAACGGAATCGTGAGTTACAGCGTGGGGGACGAAAAAAGCGGTCATCGTCTTTTGGGAATGGGGTATCGAGGCAACTGGCATACCACGCATCAAATTCCGAAACGGGCGATCGAAAAGGGAAAGTCCTGGCTGGAACCGTACGACGACGGAATCGGCAGATACGACGCGATCGATCCGACGGACGGGGGGCGCACCAATCGAGCGAGCCTTTCCTGGGAAGCGCATCGTAGAAACAAGAATTCGGATGCAAGATTTTTAATATACGGATTGTATAGCGATCTTTCCCTTTTTTCGAACACCACATACTATATGCTCGATCACGAACGGGGCGATCAGGTGGAACAGACCGATCGAAGAACCGTCTCCGGAATCAAAACAAGTTATAAGATTTTTTCGGAATTGGCCGGAATCAAATTCGAAAGTCAGATCGGCTTACAAATCCGAAGGGACTTTATCCGAAATTCTCTCTACCACACCGAGGCGCGCGCCCAGCTCGACAATCTGAAATCGGATCAGATCATAGAAACCAATCTTTCATTATATTATGAAAATAGAATACAATGGAGTCCTAAAATAAGAACCGTCTTGGGAATCCGCGCCGATCAGTTTCAATTCCACGTCGACGACAAAAATCCGGAACTCAGCGACCGAAAACGAGCCTCGGTCGGAAGTCCGAAAGCCGGAATCGTATTCGGACCTTGGAAACACACCGAAATCTATCTCAACGGAGGGCACGGTTTTCATACGAACGACGCGCGGGGTCTGACCGACAAGGCGCATCCGTTCATACCGATCGTCATGTCGCGCGGAGGAGAATTCGGCTTGAGAAGCGTCGTTTTGGATCATTGGAAAACGACCGTAAGTTTATGGCAGTTGGATCTTGATTCCGAATTGATCTTCGTCGGAGACGCGGCCACCACGGAGCCGAGTCGTTCGAGCACGCGCCGAGGAGTGGAATGGTCCAATTCTTACGAACCGATTCGAAACCTCGTTTTCGACGCCGACATTTCCGTCTCAAGATCGCGTTTCCGTTCCAGCGAAGAAGAAGCCGGAAATTTTATTCCCGGTTCCATCGAAAGCGTTTATACGGGCGGGATCACTCTCAAAGAAACCGAAGGTTTTTTCGGTTCGATCCGCGCGCGGTATTTCGGGCCGCGTTCCTTGATCGAAGACAATTCGGTCCGTTCTCCGCCGACGACTTTGTTCAACCTACAGTTCGGTCGGAAGATCAACGAAACCTGGAGTGCGGTTTTCGAGATGTTCAACATCCAAAACGCCAAGGTCAGCGACATCGATTATTACTACGCGTCCCGTTTGAAACACGAGGCCCAAGGTCCCGACGAAGGCGGAACCAACGACATTCATACGAGGCCGTCGGCGCCCCGATCGATTCGTTTGGCGATTCGAGGTACGTTCTAA
- a CDS encoding histidine phosphatase family protein — protein sequence METTRLINTFKSSNAIYVFRHGETEWNLQGKLQGHFQNSITENGIHQAKALIPILKNAKVEVLLSSDLQRAKETSRVVAEALNLPILFDPGFREIDLGEGQGKLISEVDSRFGESFWKRWNDHDPMYDSLRFPGGESKLETDVRIHSALTKRIEIFSERTVALCTHGYVMTRMLKMYKPEIQRIPHIQNGECIRFRVEDILRKERSLEKI from the coding sequence ATGGAAACTACACGTTTAATCAACACATTCAAAAGTTCGAATGCGATCTACGTGTTTCGACACGGAGAAACGGAATGGAATCTTCAAGGAAAACTCCAAGGACATTTTCAAAACTCGATTACGGAAAACGGAATCCATCAGGCGAAAGCGCTCATTCCGATTTTAAAAAATGCAAAGGTGGAAGTTCTGCTCAGCAGCGATCTGCAAAGGGCCAAAGAAACAAGCCGGGTCGTTGCCGAAGCGCTGAACCTACCGATTCTTTTCGATCCGGGCTTTCGCGAAATCGATTTGGGGGAAGGGCAGGGCAAATTGATAAGCGAAGTGGATTCGCGATTCGGAGAATCGTTTTGGAAACGTTGGAACGATCACGATCCGATGTATGATTCTCTTCGTTTTCCGGGCGGAGAATCGAAACTCGAAACGGACGTAAGAATCCATTCCGCCTTGACGAAACGGATCGAAATTTTCTCGGAGCGAACCGTCGCATTGTGCACGCATGGCTACGTTATGACACGAATGTTGAAAATGTACAAACCGGAAATACAACGAATTCCGCATATTCAAAACGGAGAATGTATACGATTCCGAGTAGAGGATATTTTAAGAAAAGAAAGATCACTAGAAAAAATATAA
- the cbiB gene encoding adenosylcobinamide-phosphate synthase CbiB, producing MPWIIATSIVFDLIFGDPRNLPHPVRAIGKLARSLERIFRGFCRSERIAGILTSLLVYSVSFWVPFYVVFYADKVHWILGAFLSTVIVYTTIAIRDMIDHSKEVYQALSQNDLVSAREKVSRIVARDTENLDESEIIRACLESTAESLVDGITAPLFYAVLGGPAWAMFYRSVNTLDSLFGYKNELYKKFGNFPARMDDIANFLPARITSCILVFASFLLGYNFKNSLYILRRDGRKHPSPNSGLAEAAVAGALEIQLGGINFYGGKENVKPKLGDPNRELKLEQILETNRLIVVSSLLTAGFYILLYLIAATFWKEWKLHV from the coding sequence ATGCCTTGGATCATCGCGACATCCATCGTGTTCGATTTAATTTTCGGAGATCCGAGAAATCTTCCTCATCCGGTGCGCGCCATCGGCAAACTTGCGAGGAGTTTGGAAAGAATTTTCAGAGGTTTTTGTCGTTCCGAACGAATCGCCGGAATTCTCACATCGCTTCTCGTGTATTCGGTTTCGTTTTGGGTTCCGTTCTACGTCGTTTTTTACGCGGACAAAGTTCACTGGATTCTCGGCGCATTTTTATCGACGGTTATCGTCTACACGACGATTGCGATACGAGACATGATCGATCATAGCAAAGAAGTTTACCAAGCCTTATCGCAAAACGATCTCGTTTCCGCCCGCGAAAAAGTTTCCAGAATCGTAGCAAGAGACACCGAAAATTTAGACGAGTCCGAGATCATTCGAGCTTGTTTGGAAAGCACCGCGGAAAGTCTCGTGGACGGAATCACTGCTCCACTTTTTTACGCGGTGCTCGGAGGTCCGGCTTGGGCCATGTTCTATCGTTCGGTCAACACGTTAGACTCTCTTTTCGGTTACAAAAACGAACTCTACAAGAAGTTCGGAAATTTTCCCGCGAGAATGGACGACATAGCCAATTTTCTTCCGGCGAGAATCACTTCCTGCATATTGGTTTTTGCGTCGTTCTTGCTCGGATATAACTTTAAGAATTCCTTATATATTCTACGCAGAGACGGACGAAAACATCCGAGTCCTAATTCCGGATTGGCCGAAGCCGCGGTCGCGGGCGCTTTGGAGATTCAACTCGGAGGGATCAATTTTTACGGCGGAAAAGAGAACGTAAAACCGAAACTCGGAGATCCAAATCGAGAACTGAAACTCGAACAAATCCTTGAAACCAATCGACTGATCGTAGTATCCTCCTTATTGACGGCCGGGTTCTACATTCTTCTTTATTTGATCGCGGCAACGTTTTGGAAAGAATGGAAACTACACGTTTAA